A stretch of the Candidatus Curtissbacteria bacterium genome encodes the following:
- the guaA gene encoding glutamine-hydrolyzing GMP synthase, which yields MVIVVNFGGQFAHLIARRIRDLDVKSELVSPEISPTEIKKINPEAIILSGSPYSCYEKGAPKIDPKIYKLKLPILGICYGQQLMAYQLRGKVVPHTKKQFGKVELKISKSPLFKNLKSPQTVWFSHGDQVSKLPQGFTAIGSTQSAKFAAIQNLKHNFFGIQFHTEVSHTTKGKEILSNFLFGVSGANRDWTIKKVKEQIVSDLKNQIGDEKVLMAISGGVDSLVAAILIKEAVPKNLHMVFINTGLLRNYDVSDLKNVIKTVGFKNFKITDVSSRFIKGLKGVSDPEEKRKVIAKLYFKILEEEAKKIGNVKFLGQGTIYPDRIESAQTSKHADKIKSHHNVTLPSGLKLTLIEPLRDLYKDEVRKIGNLLGISRDFTNRHPFPGPGLAIRVLGEVTEERLSILREVDEIFISELKFHDIYNKVGQSLAALLPVKSVGVMGDSRTYSYIVSLRSVDTTDFMTADWSKIPHEVLEKISSRIVNEVRGVNRVVYDITQKPPATIEYE from the coding sequence ATGGTAATTGTTGTTAACTTTGGTGGGCAATTTGCCCACCTTATTGCAAGAAGAATAAGAGACCTAGATGTTAAAAGTGAACTCGTTTCACCGGAAATATCTCCTACCGAAATAAAAAAAATAAATCCCGAAGCAATTATACTTTCCGGTAGCCCTTACTCTTGTTACGAAAAAGGAGCGCCAAAAATCGATCCTAAAATTTACAAACTCAAGTTGCCGATTTTAGGTATATGTTATGGCCAGCAACTAATGGCATATCAACTGAGGGGTAAAGTAGTTCCGCACACCAAAAAACAATTTGGTAAGGTCGAGTTAAAAATTTCAAAATCTCCACTGTTTAAAAACCTAAAAAGCCCACAAACTGTTTGGTTCTCTCATGGAGACCAGGTGAGCAAACTGCCTCAAGGATTCACAGCAATAGGATCCACTCAAAGCGCCAAATTTGCTGCAATACAAAATCTCAAACATAATTTCTTTGGAATTCAATTCCACACAGAAGTTTCTCACACAACAAAAGGTAAGGAAATCCTAAGCAATTTTCTTTTTGGTGTTTCTGGTGCCAATCGTGATTGGACAATCAAAAAAGTAAAAGAACAAATCGTATCCGATCTCAAAAACCAAATCGGCGACGAAAAAGTTCTGATGGCAATCTCAGGTGGAGTAGACTCTCTTGTCGCGGCGATACTCATAAAAGAAGCAGTACCCAAAAATCTTCATATGGTTTTTATAAATACCGGCTTGCTCAGGAATTATGACGTTTCCGACCTTAAAAACGTTATTAAAACCGTAGGCTTTAAGAATTTCAAAATAACAGACGTAAGTAGCAGGTTCATCAAAGGGTTAAAAGGCGTAAGTGACCCAGAAGAAAAAAGGAAAGTTATCGCCAAGCTCTACTTTAAAATATTAGAAGAAGAAGCCAAGAAAATCGGCAATGTTAAGTTTTTAGGTCAGGGAACAATTTACCCTGACCGAATTGAATCTGCTCAGACATCTAAACACGCGGACAAAATCAAAAGCCATCACAACGTTACGCTGCCTTCAGGATTAAAGCTCACGCTCATCGAACCATTACGCGACCTCTATAAAGACGAAGTAAGAAAAATAGGCAATCTGCTTGGCATTAGCCGCGATTTTACAAACCGCCATCCATTTCCAGGACCAGGCCTCGCGATTAGAGTCCTAGGTGAGGTGACAGAAGAGAGACTTTCGATACTGCGAGAAGTCGATGAAATATTCATTTCAGAGCTTAAATTCCATGACATATATAATAAGGTAGGACAATCACTGGCAGCCCTTCTACCTGTCAAGTCTGTAGGCGTAATGGGTGATAGCCGCACTTATTCCTATATCGTATCCCTTAGATCTGTAGACACCACAGACTTTATGACCGCCGATTGGTCCAAAATTCCACATGAGGTTCTGGAAAAAATCTCCAGCCGAATCGTCAACGAAGTTCGAGGGGTCAATCGCGTTGTTTACGACATCACCCAAAAACCACCAGCAACAATAGAATACGAATGA
- a CDS encoding FapA family protein, with the protein MTRNKIAAIFLTVIALFTLVTPALAAPNMVHQEVALLPQGETIEGDYFATGEKVTIAGTVNGDVYAAGGNVIVEGTVNGDLLVAGGSVNIMGNVKNDVRAAGGEVIISGDIGGNVTTTAGAVNFTDSANIGGSVVNASGSFSLFAPVGKGITLASGDATIGNTVGSNITAGVGQLTLTSKAQVKGDVNYWSEKDAQIQQGAQVTGSTVKNVPQRQSQQDAEKALGAAFLIFKAISFLAALIIGLLFIKFLPNFTERTVDSVVERPLKNLGVGLLTLVVTPLAVVVLTITIVGIPIALALLVDFIFVLYLAKLFVAIAVGRIILRFAQGKENNYLALIAGLLIYGILTTIPVIGWLVTLFVVLIGSGALVSEKLNSYKLLRNKKVV; encoded by the coding sequence ATGACAAGAAACAAAATAGCAGCCATATTTTTAACAGTAATCGCATTGTTTACGCTCGTTACTCCGGCTCTTGCCGCGCCAAACATGGTACATCAAGAAGTTGCGCTTTTACCTCAAGGAGAAACGATAGAAGGTGATTATTTTGCAACAGGAGAAAAAGTTACCATTGCAGGCACCGTTAATGGGGACGTATACGCCGCTGGTGGAAACGTTATCGTTGAAGGCACAGTAAACGGCGACCTTCTGGTTGCAGGAGGCTCCGTTAACATCATGGGTAATGTTAAAAATGACGTCCGAGCGGCTGGCGGGGAAGTAATAATTTCAGGTGACATTGGGGGAAACGTAACAACCACTGCAGGAGCAGTTAATTTTACCGATTCAGCAAACATCGGAGGTAGCGTGGTTAATGCTTCAGGAAGCTTTAGTCTTTTTGCCCCAGTTGGCAAAGGAATAACCTTAGCGTCTGGCGACGCAACAATCGGAAATACGGTTGGCAGCAACATTACTGCAGGCGTAGGACAGTTAACCTTAACATCAAAAGCTCAAGTTAAGGGCGATGTAAATTACTGGAGCGAAAAAGATGCGCAAATCCAACAAGGAGCACAAGTCACTGGCTCTACCGTTAAAAATGTACCTCAAAGGCAAAGTCAGCAAGATGCAGAAAAAGCTCTAGGCGCCGCCTTCTTGATCTTCAAAGCAATTAGCTTTTTGGCAGCTCTTATAATCGGCCTCCTGTTCATTAAATTCCTGCCGAACTTTACGGAAAGGACTGTGGACAGCGTAGTCGAAAGACCTCTGAAAAATCTTGGCGTTGGACTCTTGACGCTAGTCGTGACACCTTTAGCTGTGGTTGTTTTGACAATTACAATCGTAGGCATCCCAATTGCTCTAGCCTTACTTGTCGACTTTATATTTGTCCTCTACCTCGCAAAATTATTCGTCGCGATCGCGGTTGGGAGAATAATTCTTAGATTTGCACAAGGAAAAGAAAATAACTATTTAGCTCTTATTGCAGGTCTGTTAATTTACGGAATTCTTACAACGATACCTGTAATTGGCTGGCTTGTTACCCTATTTGTAGTTCTTATAGGATCTGGTGCTTTAGTTAGCGAGAAACTTAATTCCTACAAACTCTTGAGAAATAAAAAGGTAGTTTAA
- a CDS encoding glycosyltransferase family 39 protein produces the protein MKLKKNFVFLCVVLTLGLFMRLSRIRDFYIFEADQEINSFIVKDIFIDHHIRLIGQMSSIEGIFLGPLLNYFLSPFYAIFGMDPIGGVVAVTLISLATIASIYFVFSEFFDTVTARVATFLYSVSLPIVFIDRWVVPSQGVFLWSIWFIFALLSILRGNFKALILIGLLAGVAWNIHPTLVPSLLLVPVAVFLSRKKPHLREVIISTAIFLISSLPLLAFEARHGFTMLKALGKLFTSSDPGLPLALKLNLVVSGFSSVASRIFFEAHFPTLVNFASLVLVVWFVYARKLMAKNQFSIIVGWFLLTVAAQLFSKRAISEYYFNNLIILSLLLFSLTLSYLHKKSNNLLVPILLSLVLVFNVYSLFSREENKFNYLYKKQVVEFIKSDSMARGYPCIGIDYIADFGRAVGFRYIFWQKGLVAIKPDSGAPVYKIFIPRDELPDDVTPQFGKLGVIRPESVTFNNTSVCTDPINNLDSLWGLTL, from the coding sequence GTGAAACTCAAAAAGAATTTTGTTTTTCTGTGTGTGGTTTTAACGCTAGGGCTTTTTATGCGCCTTTCCCGGATTCGAGATTTTTATATTTTCGAAGCCGACCAGGAAATAAATTCTTTCATCGTCAAGGATATTTTTATTGATCACCATATAAGGCTCATTGGGCAAATGAGCAGCATCGAAGGGATATTTCTTGGTCCACTACTTAATTATTTTCTTTCTCCTTTCTATGCAATTTTTGGTATGGACCCAATTGGAGGAGTGGTTGCTGTTACTCTAATTTCCCTTGCAACAATTGCAAGCATATATTTTGTGTTTTCTGAATTTTTTGACACCGTAACTGCGAGGGTCGCTACTTTTCTGTATTCTGTTTCTCTTCCAATTGTGTTTATAGACAGATGGGTTGTCCCATCTCAAGGAGTTTTTCTTTGGTCTATTTGGTTTATTTTTGCTTTACTTTCAATTCTTCGAGGCAATTTTAAAGCATTAATTTTGATTGGGCTTTTAGCTGGAGTTGCCTGGAATATTCACCCCACACTTGTGCCATCATTGCTTCTAGTTCCTGTTGCTGTTTTCCTTTCTAGGAAAAAGCCACATCTTCGAGAAGTAATAATTTCGACTGCCATATTTTTAATTTCTTCACTACCACTCTTGGCATTCGAAGCACGACATGGTTTTACTATGTTAAAAGCATTGGGGAAACTTTTTACTTCTTCTGATCCAGGGCTTCCTTTGGCACTGAAGTTAAACTTAGTCGTTTCGGGTTTTTCTTCCGTTGCAAGCAGAATCTTTTTCGAAGCCCATTTCCCGACTTTGGTAAATTTTGCTTCTCTGGTCTTGGTTGTCTGGTTTGTATACGCCAGAAAATTAATGGCCAAAAATCAATTTTCGATTATAGTAGGTTGGTTTTTATTAACTGTTGCTGCTCAGCTTTTTTCTAAGCGTGCAATCAGCGAATATTACTTTAATAATTTAATTATTCTTTCTCTTCTTCTTTTTAGCCTGACTCTTTCTTATTTACATAAAAAATCAAATAATCTATTGGTCCCAATACTACTTTCCTTGGTTTTAGTTTTTAACGTTTATTCACTTTTTTCTCGCGAAGAGAATAAATTTAATTACCTCTATAAAAAGCAGGTTGTGGAGTTTATTAAATCGGATTCGATGGCTCGTGGTTACCCGTGTATTGGCATAGATTACATCGCGGATTTTGGGAGAGCTGTTGGATTTCGTTACATTTTTTGGCAAAAGGGCCTTGTTGCCATTAAGCCGGATAGCGGTGCGCCTGTATACAAAATATTTATTCCCAGAGATGAATTGCCAGATGACGTGACCCCCCAATTTGGTAAATTAGGAGTAATAAGACCGGAAAGTGTAACTTTTAATAACACATCTGTTTGTACTGATCCCATAAATAATCTAGATTCTTTATGGGGGCTTACACTGTAG
- a CDS encoding GtrA family protein, giving the protein MPRRDLLYAASVSILTTVFLFPTLINTGSLDKLPLSPILILAAYPLLATFGTFVAYFLGKRLAILWQFSKFALVGVCNTAIDFGILNLLILVTNITSGVRIIPLNITSYSIALLNSYFWNKRWVFSASKGSFLAFVAVTLVGLGINTGIVFALTTFADPMFGLDETLWANLAKVFATVISLVWNFMGYRIIVFGSSKKQAAVSS; this is encoded by the coding sequence ATGCCTAGACGCGATCTGCTGTACGCTGCTTCTGTTTCAATTCTCACGACTGTATTCTTATTTCCAACACTGATTAATACCGGTTCTCTGGACAAGTTGCCCTTGTCTCCGATTTTGATACTCGCTGCTTATCCGCTTTTAGCAACATTTGGGACTTTTGTTGCGTACTTTTTGGGTAAACGCCTCGCTATTCTGTGGCAATTTTCAAAGTTTGCATTGGTTGGAGTTTGCAACACAGCAATTGATTTCGGAATACTTAATTTACTTATACTCGTCACTAATATTACGAGCGGCGTGAGAATCATTCCGCTTAATATAACTTCTTACTCGATTGCGCTTTTAAACAGCTATTTTTGGAACAAAAGGTGGGTTTTTAGTGCTAGTAAGGGTAGCTTTCTCGCATTTGTAGCCGTAACTTTAGTCGGGCTGGGTATCAACACGGGGATTGTTTTTGCTTTGACTACGTTTGCTGATCCTATGTTTGGGCTAGATGAAACTTTGTGGGCGAATTTAGCTAAGGTTTTTGCAACAGTTATTTCTCTTGTATGGAATTTTATGGGGTACCGTATAATCGTTTTTGGGTCTTCAAAAAAGCAGGCAGCAGTTTCTTCTTAA
- a CDS encoding membrane lipoprotein lipid attachment site-containing protein, which translates to MKQIIVAFTIALILSACSNPQNLNGADSFDRDDDPTTERSFEETGDYDCSDFTYQSEAQDFFENEGGSSGDYHNLDRDSDGAACETLP; encoded by the coding sequence TTGAAACAAATAATTGTAGCTTTTACTATTGCATTAATCCTTTCCGCTTGCAGTAACCCCCAAAATTTGAATGGCGCAGATTCTTTTGACAGAGACGACGATCCGACGACGGAAAGGTCATTTGAAGAGACTGGTGATTATGATTGTTCCGACTTCACCTATCAGAGTGAGGCACAAGATTTCTTTGAAAACGAAGGAGGATCGAGTGGAGACTATCACAATTTAGATAGAGATAGTGACGGTGCTGCTTGTGAAACATTGCCATGA
- the purE gene encoding 5-(carboxyamino)imidazole ribonucleotide mutase, translating to MKKEIAIIMGSDSDLEIMKESATVLDDFGVGYELTVVSAHRTPDRMYKFARSAKSKGIKVIIAGAGGAAHLPGMTASITTLPVIGVPIKTKTMDGIDSFLSIAQMPPGIPVATVAINGSTNAALLAIEILATNNKNLSSKLTRYKAKMKKTVGEKAKKLENSGYKKYLQLAK from the coding sequence ATGAAAAAAGAAATAGCGATAATCATGGGCAGCGATTCGGATCTGGAAATAATGAAAGAGTCAGCTACTGTGCTCGATGATTTTGGCGTAGGCTATGAGCTGACCGTGGTTTCCGCACACAGAACCCCGGACAGAATGTACAAGTTCGCAAGAAGCGCAAAATCAAAGGGCATTAAAGTAATAATAGCCGGCGCGGGCGGCGCGGCCCACCTACCGGGAATGACAGCTTCCATTACTACTCTTCCAGTAATCGGCGTCCCTATCAAAACGAAAACAATGGATGGCATCGACTCTTTTTTATCAATAGCTCAAATGCCCCCAGGCATTCCTGTTGCAACAGTTGCCATCAATGGCTCGACAAATGCGGCCCTCCTTGCGATCGAAATTCTGGCAACAAACAATAAAAATTTAAGTAGTAAGCTAACTCGATACAAAGCCAAAATGAAAAAGACAGTAGGAGAGAAAGCTAAAAAGTTAGAAAACTCAGGATATAAAAAATATTTACAGCTAGCAAAATGA
- a CDS encoding non-canonical purine NTP pyrophosphatase, translating into MNLSDLVVVTSNRNKIAEINAILGTNHKVSKINIPEIQSMNIDKVITAKAKSAFEKIQKPVLVEDVSVDIKELRGLPGPFIKFFLETLGTEGVAKLTTGKKPEATVTAAIAIYDGKNLKIFKSQVSGTITKKDRGVGGFGFDRIFIPNGYKQTYSEMPQELKNKISHRSKALKKVAAYLNNSVDK; encoded by the coding sequence ATGAATCTCTCTGACTTGGTAGTTGTTACCAGCAATAGAAACAAAATTGCCGAAATAAACGCGATTTTGGGAACGAATCACAAAGTTTCAAAAATCAACATTCCCGAAATCCAGTCAATGAATATTGACAAGGTAATTACGGCAAAAGCGAAGTCCGCATTTGAAAAAATCCAAAAACCCGTACTTGTAGAAGATGTAAGCGTTGACATAAAAGAATTAAGAGGTCTTCCTGGACCTTTTATTAAATTTTTTCTTGAAACTTTAGGAACCGAAGGAGTTGCTAAACTCACAACCGGTAAAAAACCCGAAGCAACTGTGACAGCGGCTATCGCGATTTACGATGGCAAGAACCTCAAGATCTTCAAAAGCCAAGTGAGCGGTACGATCACCAAAAAAGACAGAGGCGTGGGAGGATTCGGTTTCGACAGGATATTTATCCCAAATGGTTACAAACAAACTTATTCCGAAATGCCGCAGGAATTGAAAAACAAAATTTCGCACCGCTCAAAGGCTTTGAAAAAAGTCGCAGCCTATCTAAATAATAGTGTTGACAAGTAA
- a CDS encoding phosphoribosylaminoimidazolesuccinocarboxamide synthase has protein sequence MTSDSIIKNNIGREVSTVKVPQLGKRNSGKVRDWYTRNGLRILIATDRISAFDRVLGLVPFRGAVLNKLSEFWFEETRDIIPNHMIGVIDPNVMLVSEAQALPIEIVVRGYITGVTDTSLWKQYSEGKRIIYGIKFPDKLIKNQKLPKPVLTPTTRATGKGGHDEPITKQEIFKQKIISPAIWKQIEKVALKLFERGTKIAGNAGFILADTKYEFGLDKRGKLTLIDEIHTPDSSRYWRKETYKERFKKGQEVENYDKEFMRIWFSQQGFVGRGKIPQMPPDLIIKIAKRYIEVYEKLTGEKLEIDTTEDPQKRIVDALSKLI, from the coding sequence ATGACTTCAGATAGCATAATCAAAAATAACATAGGCCGCGAGGTAAGCACAGTAAAGGTACCTCAACTCGGCAAGAGAAACAGTGGTAAGGTCCGCGATTGGTACACCAGAAATGGCTTGCGAATCTTAATTGCAACCGACAGAATCTCCGCTTTCGACAGAGTTTTAGGGTTGGTGCCATTTAGAGGCGCAGTATTAAATAAGCTCTCGGAGTTTTGGTTCGAAGAAACGAGAGACATAATTCCAAACCACATGATCGGAGTGATCGATCCAAACGTCATGCTAGTTTCAGAAGCTCAAGCACTACCCATTGAAATTGTCGTGAGAGGATACATCACTGGGGTAACAGACACATCTCTTTGGAAGCAATACTCAGAAGGAAAAAGAATCATTTACGGAATTAAATTTCCTGACAAGCTTATTAAAAATCAAAAACTACCAAAACCCGTACTTACCCCGACGACCAGAGCAACAGGTAAAGGAGGCCACGATGAACCAATCACAAAACAAGAAATCTTCAAGCAAAAAATAATTTCTCCTGCAATTTGGAAACAAATCGAAAAAGTAGCCCTGAAATTATTTGAAAGGGGAACCAAAATTGCTGGTAATGCCGGATTTATCCTTGCGGATACAAAATACGAATTCGGTCTCGACAAAAGAGGAAAGTTAACACTAATAGACGAAATTCATACACCCGACAGCAGCAGATATTGGCGCAAAGAAACTTACAAAGAAAGGTTTAAAAAGGGACAAGAGGTTGAAAATTACGATAAAGAATTTATGCGAATTTGGTTTAGCCAGCAAGGATTTGTAGGACGCGGTAAAATCCCACAAATGCCCCCAGACCTCATTATAAAAATCGCAAAACGATATATAGAAGTTTACGAAAAGTTAACAGGCGAAAAATTAGAAATAGACACGACAGAAGATCCCCAGAAACGGATTGTTGATGCGCTCAGTAAGCTGATCTAA
- a CDS encoding class I SAM-dependent methyltransferase, with translation MTKSDLYEIWSRVPVDYYQKGVRRNPYQRIWHERKIRKAKSIIRDLKFKKVLDVGCASGFMLSQIAREFPNAKYFGIDAYDKAIEFANKKYSHINFKVGVAEKLPYKDESFDLIICYETMEHVTHPKVALLEMRRVLKKDGALILAMDSGSLLFRAVWFVWENTKGRVWQDAHLHPFHHEELEALIKRTKWKVRKKFFTHFGMEVVFVLQK, from the coding sequence ATGACTAAGTCTGATCTTTACGAAATTTGGAGTAGGGTTCCTGTTGATTATTACCAAAAAGGTGTTAGAAGGAACCCTTATCAAAGAATTTGGCACGAGCGTAAGATTAGGAAGGCTAAAAGTATAATTAGGGACCTTAAATTTAAAAAGGTTCTGGATGTTGGTTGCGCAAGTGGTTTTATGCTTTCCCAGATAGCTCGTGAGTTTCCTAATGCAAAGTATTTTGGAATTGACGCGTATGACAAAGCTATTGAGTTTGCAAATAAAAAATATAGCCATATAAACTTTAAAGTTGGTGTTGCCGAAAAACTTCCTTATAAAGATGAGTCTTTTGACTTGATAATTTGCTACGAAACGATGGAACACGTGACACATCCCAAAGTGGCACTCCTTGAAATGAGGCGCGTTCTTAAAAAGGATGGGGCTTTAATTTTGGCCATGGATTCTGGGAGTTTACTTTTTAGAGCAGTTTGGTTTGTGTGGGAAAATACAAAAGGAAGAGTTTGGCAAGACGCTCATCTTCATCCGTTTCATCATGAGGAACTGGAGGCACTAATAAAACGCACCAAGTGGAAAGTTCGCAAAAAGTTTTTTACTCATTTTGGAATGGAAGTGGTATTTGTTCTGCAGAAATGA
- a CDS encoding thermonuclease family protein, which translates to MSIRKKSSLALAIIAVAIITLADAFTKSDLNLNSQKPEEVLSQSTQESPLPQVHDAATVTVTKVIDGDTIEIEGGQKLRYIGMDTPETVHPKRGIECYGKEASSKNKELVEGKTVRLEKDVSETDKYERLLRYVYVDDVFVNEYMVREGFAYASSYPPDVKYQEKLRAAQKEAQNLKKGLWGSCTSG; encoded by the coding sequence GTGTCCATTCGCAAAAAATCCTCACTCGCACTAGCAATCATCGCAGTTGCAATAATTACTCTAGCTGACGCATTCACAAAATCAGATTTAAACCTCAACTCTCAGAAACCCGAAGAAGTATTGAGCCAGTCAACGCAGGAATCTCCTTTGCCGCAAGTGCACGATGCAGCAACAGTTACTGTAACTAAAGTTATTGACGGCGATACAATTGAAATAGAAGGAGGACAAAAACTCCGTTATATCGGCATGGACACACCAGAAACTGTCCACCCAAAAAGAGGTATTGAATGTTATGGAAAAGAAGCGTCAAGCAAAAATAAAGAGCTCGTCGAAGGAAAAACTGTTAGGCTTGAAAAAGACGTATCCGAAACAGACAAATACGAACGACTTTTAAGGTATGTGTACGTTGACGATGTTTTCGTCAACGAATATATGGTCAGAGAAGGATTTGCCTACGCGTCTTCATATCCGCCCGACGTTAAATACCAGGAAAAATTAAGAGCTGCCCAAAAAGAAGCCCAAAATCTTAAAAAAGGGCTTTGGGGTTCATGTACAAGCGGCTAA
- a CDS encoding glycosyltransferase family 39 protein has protein sequence MEFLKTYTPVLMVLVLLSFLRFCRVLDVPIFLDEATYLSFADSIRNNPHNLFVSFPAAVLPVLPWFLALSYFIFGNAFNIFNVARILLTTTDIISAFFVFLIGRELVDKRFGFLSLILYMLIPLNFFHGRLIMLEPLMEMLFLIGLYFLIKIYKKIYDKKYSIKLILTSALFLSLSFLTKPLALVSFGSLLFLPPFFILKRKVSVLMAMIKMIPAFFVFLFFTLLILPFAIVIFPGFENYHAIGGNNDVVFNFKQNLWRSYWWIKAYFPIPILFAIFFSSILGLFKKDVLVVWFSLWALSVILIDSLVGTKFFPRHLFPVAAPASFLLAYLVYEIMALRRWMGFLALGFVLIPLLQKDLLILSDAKNSGLALEDKQQFYEDWTSGVGLAEIGSFLNSVSRREKITLFVENDTLLTWALPNIYLEENVIVYPLPNHFPSSLNNFLENNSNTNINFILLNKTADAPEDWPVFLILSQDKGPHRKINLYKYHQK, from the coding sequence ATGGAATTTCTAAAAACTTACACCCCAGTGCTTATGGTACTTGTTCTCTTGAGCTTTTTAAGATTTTGTAGAGTTTTGGATGTCCCAATATTCCTGGATGAAGCAACTTATTTAAGTTTTGCAGATTCGATAAGAAATAATCCCCACAATTTGTTTGTATCTTTTCCTGCCGCTGTTCTCCCAGTTTTACCTTGGTTTCTGGCATTATCTTATTTTATTTTCGGAAATGCCTTCAACATTTTTAATGTTGCGCGCATTCTCTTAACCACCACTGATATTATTTCCGCATTTTTTGTTTTTCTTATAGGAAGGGAGTTGGTAGACAAAAGATTCGGATTTTTATCTTTAATACTCTACATGCTGATACCTCTGAATTTTTTCCATGGGAGATTAATTATGCTTGAGCCTTTAATGGAAATGCTATTTTTAATTGGTTTATATTTCTTAATTAAAATTTACAAGAAAATTTATGATAAAAAATACAGCATTAAACTAATTCTTACTTCCGCACTATTTTTAAGCTTATCGTTTCTAACCAAACCCCTTGCTCTGGTTTCTTTCGGCTCTCTATTGTTTTTACCTCCGTTTTTTATCCTCAAAAGAAAAGTGAGCGTCCTAATGGCTATGATAAAAATGATTCCAGCCTTTTTTGTTTTTCTTTTTTTTACGCTTTTAATTTTGCCATTTGCGATCGTTATATTCCCTGGGTTTGAGAATTATCATGCTATTGGAGGAAATAATGATGTTGTTTTTAATTTCAAACAAAATTTATGGAGGTCTTATTGGTGGATTAAAGCGTATTTTCCGATTCCAATTCTTTTTGCTATATTTTTTTCATCCATTTTGGGTCTTTTTAAGAAAGACGTCTTGGTGGTTTGGTTTTCGTTATGGGCACTTTCTGTAATTCTTATAGACTCTTTAGTTGGGACAAAATTTTTCCCAAGACACTTATTTCCAGTAGCGGCCCCTGCTTCTTTTCTTCTTGCTTATCTAGTGTATGAAATAATGGCTCTGAGAAGATGGATGGGTTTTTTAGCATTAGGTTTTGTGTTGATCCCGCTTCTGCAAAAAGACTTGTTAATTTTGTCGGATGCTAAAAATTCGGGGCTGGCTTTAGAGGATAAGCAGCAGTTTTACGAAGATTGGACTTCCGGTGTAGGACTTGCGGAGATTGGTTCTTTTTTGAACTCGGTTTCGAGAAGGGAAAAAATTACTCTTTTTGTCGAAAACGATACTCTTTTAACATGGGCTTTACCTAATATTTATCTTGAAGAGAATGTCATTGTTTACCCCTTACCGAATCATTTTCCGTCTAGCTTAAATAATTTTCTTGAAAATAATTCTAATACCAATATTAATTTCATCCTCTTAAACAAAACGGCGGATGCGCCTGAAGACTGGCCCGTTTTTTTGATATTATCACAAGATAAGGGGCCACACCGGAAGATAAATCTATACAAGTATCACCAAAAATGA